From candidate division KSB1 bacterium, the proteins below share one genomic window:
- a CDS encoding Na+:solute symporter encodes MVTFTAADWFWLGTYLVLMVGCGTLFYRLGRRSESDFFLAGRGLPWWLPAASVYATHTATDTPMWVTGVVYRHGLAGLWYAFFPAWCAVSAFVSTRIFRRSAAFTQAEWQSLRFHGLGAELLRGWVAGWQVFMNMFILGWVGIAMGKVCHYLFGWDTWVGLVVFSTLTAIYVLAAGYWGVVMADFQQGVIAFLMIVFVTVLGIWGVGGPASIIGRLQELGQTWRLNPFHFTGWFSGDFPIAWFLTMLVIALVGGLGMGTSIDWYVEAQRIQSARTVKDAAYSIWAGSAVTLLRNAMWAPAILAFFVMYPNMTEVSQYEMGWFRLGFELLPPGMVGFFFAAIVAIHLSTISTHLNLGAMYGTRDIYHHYLNPHATERQLVWVGRLVTGILLLGSFFFGMMMENITEWLIFALWLMAAGVWLPNILQVVWWRFNAWGYLVSWIANLGLSWLVVWILPAFGVLPELPDYQQFWLLMILGAVIYLPVTLLTRPEPMDHLVRLYVTARPIGWWGPVRKEAIRRGLIPASGK; translated from the coding sequence ATGGTGACCTTCACAGCGGCAGATTGGTTCTGGCTCGGGACCTATCTGGTTCTGATGGTCGGCTGCGGTACCCTGTTTTACCGGCTTGGCCGGCGTTCCGAGAGCGACTTTTTCTTGGCGGGGAGAGGACTTCCGTGGTGGCTTCCGGCGGCATCGGTGTACGCGACGCACACCGCCACGGACACGCCTATGTGGGTGACGGGGGTAGTCTACCGTCACGGACTTGCCGGTCTGTGGTACGCGTTCTTTCCCGCCTGGTGTGCGGTCAGCGCTTTTGTCTCTACGCGCATATTCCGGCGGTCAGCGGCGTTCACGCAGGCGGAGTGGCAAAGCCTGCGCTTCCACGGCCTCGGCGCGGAATTGCTCCGCGGCTGGGTGGCGGGCTGGCAGGTGTTCATGAACATGTTCATTCTGGGGTGGGTCGGCATCGCCATGGGTAAAGTGTGCCACTACCTCTTCGGCTGGGATACCTGGGTGGGGTTGGTGGTGTTCTCTACCCTCACGGCCATCTATGTACTGGCCGCCGGATACTGGGGAGTCGTAATGGCGGACTTTCAGCAGGGAGTGATCGCCTTCCTGATGATCGTGTTTGTGACGGTTCTCGGCATCTGGGGGGTGGGAGGCCCTGCGAGCATTATTGGCCGGTTGCAAGAACTGGGGCAGACCTGGCGCCTCAACCCCTTCCATTTCACGGGGTGGTTCAGCGGCGACTTCCCCATCGCCTGGTTCCTGACCATGCTGGTGATTGCTCTGGTGGGCGGTCTCGGAATGGGGACGAGCATCGACTGGTACGTGGAGGCACAGCGCATCCAGAGCGCCCGCACCGTTAAGGATGCCGCCTACAGCATCTGGGCTGGCTCGGCCGTCACCCTGCTCCGGAACGCCATGTGGGCTCCGGCCATCTTGGCCTTCTTCGTCATGTATCCGAACATGACGGAGGTAAGCCAGTATGAGATGGGCTGGTTCCGGCTCGGCTTTGAATTGCTGCCTCCGGGGATGGTAGGCTTCTTTTTCGCGGCTATCGTCGCGATTCACCTTTCCACCATCTCCACGCACCTGAATCTGGGGGCAATGTACGGCACGCGCGATATCTATCACCACTACCTGAATCCTCACGCTACGGAGCGGCAGCTCGTCTGGGTCGGAAGGCTCGTGACGGGCATTCTGCTCCTCGGTTCCTTCTTCTTCGGGATGATGATGGAGAACATCACGGAATGGCTGATTTTTGCCCTCTGGCTGATGGCCGCCGGGGTGTGGCTCCCCAACATCTTGCAGGTCGTCTGGTGGCGGTTTAACGCCTGGGGCTACCTGGTGAGCTGGATTGCAAACCTCGGCCTCAGCTGGCTCGTCGTGTGGATTCTTCCCGCCTTCGGCGTGCTGCCCGAACTACCGGACTATCAGCAGTTCTGGCTTCTGATGATCCTGGGAGCGGTCATCTATCTCCCGGTTACCCTCCTTACCCGGCCCGAGCCGATGGACCACTTGGTTCGGCTGTACGTCACGGCTCGTCCCATCGGCTGGTGGGGACCAGTACGAAAAGAGGCCATACGGAGAGGCCTCATCCCCGCCAGCGGGAAATAG